A genomic window from Pseudonocardia broussonetiae includes:
- a CDS encoding putative hydro-lyase has protein sequence MNPADARARFRDGLVTPTAGWCDGYTQANLISVPRDRAWDFLLFAQRNPKPCPVLDVLDAGAVAGPILDGDVRTDVPLYRVYVDGEQVAEPTDVREWWREDLVSFLIGCSFTFERALGAAGVPVRHVEQGVNVPMYRTSWRCRPAGDVSGPLVVSMRYVPESLVATAVATTARYPAVHGSPVHVGDPRELGVADLDAPDYGDAVASEPGDVPVFWACGVTPQAAVVESRPPLAIAHAPGHMLITDARDEDYLI, from the coding sequence GTGAACCCCGCCGACGCCCGCGCCCGCTTCCGCGACGGCCTCGTCACCCCCACCGCCGGCTGGTGCGACGGGTACACGCAGGCCAACCTGATCAGCGTCCCGCGCGACCGGGCGTGGGACTTCCTGCTGTTCGCCCAGCGCAACCCGAAGCCGTGCCCGGTCCTCGACGTCCTCGACGCGGGTGCCGTCGCCGGCCCGATCCTCGACGGCGACGTGCGCACCGACGTCCCGCTCTACCGCGTCTACGTCGACGGCGAGCAGGTGGCGGAGCCGACGGACGTCCGGGAGTGGTGGCGCGAGGACCTCGTCAGCTTCCTCATCGGCTGCAGCTTCACCTTCGAGCGCGCGCTCGGGGCGGCCGGCGTGCCCGTGCGGCACGTCGAGCAGGGCGTCAACGTGCCGATGTACCGGACGTCGTGGCGCTGCCGCCCGGCCGGGGACGTGTCCGGGCCGCTGGTCGTGTCGATGCGGTACGTGCCGGAGTCCCTGGTGGCGACGGCGGTCGCGACGACGGCCCGCTACCCCGCCGTGCACGGGTCGCCGGTCCACGTCGGCGACCCCCGCGAGCTCGGCGTCGCCGACCTGGACGCCCCCGACTACGGCGACGCCGTGGCGTCCGAGCCCGGCGACGTGCCGGTGTTCTGGGCGTGCGGGGTGACGCCGCAGGCCGCGGTGGTGGAGTCGCGCCCGCCGCTGGCGATCGCGCACGCCCCGGGCCACATGCTGATCACCGACGCGCGGGACGAGGACTACCTGATCTGA
- a CDS encoding LamB/YcsF family protein: MNVDLNSDLGESFGRWTLGDDDAMLELVTSANVACGFHAGDPSTLRRTCARAAAGGVVVGAQVGYRDLAGFGRRFVDMDPGELADDVLYQLGALEAMCRVAGTTVRYVKPHGALYNATVHHAVQARAVLDAVRDYDPALPVMGLPGSELLAAAEAAGLRAVPEFFVDRGYTPAGALVPRSEPGALLHDPDEVAARVLRLLTDGTVEAVDGTVVAVRAESACVHGDSPGAVEMARAVRAALAGAGVEVRAFVGAPDLQEGHLADASAQQGGLPATGAGGGGA; the protein is encoded by the coding sequence GTGAACGTCGACCTGAACTCCGACCTCGGCGAGTCGTTCGGCCGCTGGACCCTCGGCGACGACGACGCGATGCTCGAGCTGGTCACCTCGGCCAACGTGGCCTGCGGGTTCCACGCGGGCGACCCGTCGACGCTGCGACGGACGTGCGCGCGGGCCGCGGCGGGCGGCGTCGTCGTGGGGGCGCAGGTGGGGTACCGCGACCTGGCCGGGTTCGGCCGCCGGTTCGTCGACATGGACCCGGGCGAGCTCGCCGACGACGTGCTCTACCAGCTCGGCGCGCTGGAGGCGATGTGCCGGGTGGCGGGCACGACGGTGCGCTACGTCAAGCCGCACGGGGCGCTCTACAACGCGACGGTGCACCACGCCGTGCAGGCGCGGGCCGTGCTCGACGCCGTGCGCGACTACGACCCCGCGCTGCCGGTGATGGGACTGCCCGGGTCCGAGCTCCTGGCCGCCGCCGAGGCCGCGGGGCTGCGTGCGGTGCCGGAGTTCTTCGTCGACCGCGGCTACACCCCGGCCGGCGCGCTGGTGCCCCGCTCCGAGCCCGGTGCGTTGCTGCACGACCCGGACGAGGTGGCCGCGCGCGTGCTGCGGCTGCTCACCGACGGCACGGTCGAGGCCGTCGACGGGACGGTGGTGGCGGTGCGGGCGGAGTCGGCGTGCGTGCACGGGGACTCGCCGGGGGCGGTGGAGATGGCCCGCGCGGTGCGGGCGGCGCTGGCCGGCGCCGGGGTGGAGGTGCGGGCGTTCGTGGGGGCTCCGGACTTGCAGGAAGGCCACCTTGCTGACGCTTCCGCACAGCAAGGTGGCCTTCCTGCAACGGGGGCGGGAGGTGGCGGCGCGTGA
- the pxpB gene encoding 5-oxoprolinase subunit PxpB, with amino-acid sequence MKVLPCGDAALLLEVAGLDEVLALADAARAADLPGVLDVVPAARTVLLTAAPGTDLAALRRAVEALTVDPSAAPPEGDTVEIEVVYDGPDLEEVGRLTGLGADGVVEAHTGTPWRVAFGGFAPGFAYLAGGDERLHVPRRDEPRTSVPAGSVGLAGEFSGVYPRSSPGGWQLIGRTTADLWNEERDQPALLRPGAQVRFVRTSEPERAAEGAHDRVPTPRCGRVVEVVAPGAFASVQDLGRVGAAATGVGRSGAADRGALALGNRLVANPPGAAGVEVTFGGFVLRAGDDVPAPLLLAVTGAPAPADVDGTPVGHHALVVLRAGQTLRLGPPPAGLRSYVAVRGGITVDAVLGSRSTDVLSGVGPAALSPGDVLPVGPEPAELPRVDVAPVATPSAGVLTLRAVPGPRDDWVDDPAALAATTWTVSGRSDRVGMRLEGEPLRRSRTDELPSEGMVRGAIQVPPGGEPVLFLADHPVTGGYPVVAVVLDADVDRAAQARPGQQIRFRLVRSPVKESP; translated from the coding sequence GTGAAGGTGCTGCCCTGCGGGGACGCCGCGCTGCTGCTCGAGGTCGCCGGGCTCGACGAGGTGCTCGCCCTGGCCGACGCCGCCCGCGCCGCCGACCTGCCCGGCGTCCTCGACGTCGTCCCCGCCGCCCGCACGGTGCTCCTGACGGCCGCGCCGGGCACCGATCTCGCGGCGCTGCGCCGGGCGGTGGAGGCGCTGACCGTCGACCCCTCGGCCGCGCCGCCCGAGGGGGACACGGTCGAGATCGAGGTGGTCTACGACGGCCCCGACCTCGAGGAGGTCGGCCGGCTCACCGGCCTGGGCGCCGACGGGGTGGTCGAGGCGCACACCGGCACGCCGTGGCGCGTGGCCTTCGGCGGCTTCGCGCCCGGTTTCGCCTACCTCGCCGGCGGCGACGAGCGGCTGCACGTCCCGCGCCGCGACGAGCCCCGCACCAGCGTGCCGGCGGGCTCGGTCGGGCTGGCCGGGGAGTTCAGCGGCGTCTACCCGCGGTCGAGCCCCGGCGGCTGGCAGCTCATCGGCCGCACGACCGCCGACCTGTGGAACGAGGAGCGGGACCAACCGGCGCTCCTGAGACCGGGCGCGCAGGTCCGCTTCGTGCGCACCTCGGAGCCGGAACGCGCTGCGGAGGGGGCCCACGACCGCGTGCCGACTCCGAGGTGCGGACGGGTGGTGGAGGTGGTGGCCCCCGGCGCCTTCGCCTCCGTCCAGGATCTCGGGCGGGTCGGGGCCGCCGCCACTGGAGTGGGCCGGTCGGGGGCCGCGGACCGCGGCGCTCTCGCGCTGGGCAACCGGCTCGTCGCCAACCCGCCGGGCGCGGCGGGCGTCGAGGTCACGTTCGGCGGGTTCGTGCTGCGCGCGGGCGACGACGTCCCGGCCCCGTTGCTGCTCGCCGTGACCGGCGCCCCCGCACCCGCCGACGTCGACGGCACCCCGGTCGGGCACCACGCCCTGGTCGTGCTGCGGGCCGGGCAGACCCTGCGGCTGGGCCCGCCGCCCGCCGGCCTGCGCAGCTACGTCGCCGTGCGCGGCGGGATCACCGTCGACGCGGTGCTCGGCTCGCGCAGCACCGACGTGCTGTCCGGCGTCGGACCGGCCGCGCTGTCCCCCGGCGACGTGCTGCCGGTCGGGCCGGAGCCCGCGGAGCTGCCGCGGGTCGACGTCGCCCCGGTCGCGACGCCGTCCGCCGGCGTCCTGACGCTGCGCGCCGTCCCCGGCCCCCGCGACGACTGGGTCGACGACCCTGCCGCGCTCGCCGCCACGACGTGGACGGTGTCGGGGCGCAGCGACCGCGTCGGCATGCGGCTCGAGGGCGAGCCCCTGCGCCGCAGCCGGACCGACGAGCTGCCCAGCGAGGGCATGGTCCGCGGCGCGATCCAGGTGCCGCCCGGCGGGGAGCCGGTGCTGTTCCTCGCCGACCACCCCGTGACCGGCGGCTACCCGGTCGTCGCCGTCGTCCTCGACGCCGACGTCGACCGCGCCGCCCAGGCCCGCCCCGGGCAGCAGATCCGCTTCCGCCTCGTGCGGTCCCCCGTGAAGGAGAGCCCGTGA
- a CDS encoding NRAMP family divalent metal transporter, producing MADDMKAAIGSATSRGAVLGAMFLMATSAIGPGFITQTTTFTARLGAAFAFAVLVSILVDVAVQLNVWRVIGVSGQRAHELGNKVAPGVGWLLAVLVVVGGLVFNIGNVGGTGLGVNAMLGVDAKIGGAISALLAIAIFLSKRAGVALDRIVVVLGAVMILMTAYVAIVSGPPVGDALRQTVLPDQVDFLVITTLIGGTVGGYITYAGAHRLLDSGLTGPEHVGAISRSSVVGILVTGLMRVLLFLAVLGVVAGGVTLAQDNPAASAFEAAAGQVGLRVFGIILWAASITSVIGAAYTSVSFMTSSETSPRRRNLLTVAFIALSTLIYVLVGTAPVTLLVFAGAFNGLILPIGFTVVLWVAWRRRDLLGGYRYPAWLLGIGVLAWLLTLYLGYQSLGGLANL from the coding sequence ATGGCGGACGACATGAAGGCGGCGATCGGCTCGGCCACGAGCCGCGGCGCGGTGCTCGGCGCGATGTTCCTGATGGCGACGAGCGCGATCGGTCCGGGGTTCATCACCCAGACCACGACGTTCACGGCGCGGCTCGGCGCCGCGTTCGCGTTCGCGGTGCTGGTGTCGATCCTGGTCGACGTCGCGGTGCAGCTGAACGTGTGGCGGGTGATCGGGGTCAGCGGGCAGCGGGCCCACGAGCTGGGCAACAAGGTGGCGCCCGGCGTCGGCTGGCTGCTGGCGGTGCTCGTCGTCGTCGGCGGGCTGGTGTTCAACATCGGCAACGTCGGCGGGACGGGGCTGGGCGTCAACGCGATGCTCGGCGTCGACGCGAAGATCGGTGGCGCGATCTCGGCGCTGCTCGCGATCGCGATCTTCCTGAGCAAGCGGGCGGGCGTCGCGCTGGACCGGATCGTCGTCGTGCTCGGGGCGGTGATGATCCTGATGACGGCGTACGTGGCGATCGTGTCCGGCCCGCCGGTCGGCGACGCGCTGCGCCAGACCGTGCTGCCCGACCAGGTCGACTTCCTCGTCATCACCACGCTGATCGGCGGCACCGTCGGCGGCTACATCACCTACGCGGGCGCGCACCGGCTGCTCGACTCCGGGCTCACCGGGCCCGAGCACGTCGGCGCGATCTCGCGGAGCTCGGTCGTCGGCATCCTGGTGACCGGCCTGATGCGGGTGCTGCTGTTCCTCGCCGTGCTCGGCGTGGTCGCGGGCGGCGTGACGCTGGCGCAGGACAACCCGGCGGCGAGCGCGTTCGAGGCGGCGGCCGGGCAGGTCGGGCTGCGGGTCTTCGGGATCATCCTGTGGGCCGCGAGCATCACCTCGGTGATCGGGGCGGCGTACACCTCGGTGTCGTTCATGACCTCCTCGGAGACCTCGCCGCGGCGGCGCAACCTGCTCACCGTCGCCTTCATCGCCCTGTCGACGCTCATCTACGTCCTGGTCGGCACCGCGCCGGTGACGCTGCTGGTGTTCGCCGGCGCGTTCAACGGGCTGATCCTGCCGATCGGCTTCACCGTCGTGCTGTGGGTGGCGTGGCGGCGCCGCGACCTGCTGGGCGGCTACCGCTACCCGGCCTGGCTGCTCGGCATCGGCGTGCTGGCCTGGCTGCTGACGCTGTACCTGGGCTACCAGTCGCTCGGCGGGCTGGCGAACCTGTGA
- a CDS encoding acetyl-CoA C-acetyltransferase: protein MTRSARQAAVIGGNRIPFARANGAYAQATNLDMLTATLDGLAARFGLAGERIGEVAGGAVLKHSRDRDLTRESVLGSRLSPYTPAYDVQQACGTGLETAVLVANKIALGQIESGIAAGVDTASDAPVALNDDLRRVLMRLNGARSLADRLRAVAGLRPGQVVPEVPRNAEPRTGLSMGEHAALTALEWHVSREAQDELAAASHRNLAAAYGRGFFDDLVTPFLGLTRDANLRPDTSAEKLATLKPVFGGPEGTMTAGNSTPLTDGASAVLLGSDEWAAEHRLPVLAHVVDAETAAVDFVHGADGLLTAPVHAVPRLLERNGLTLQDFDFYEIHEAFASTVLATLAAWEDPAFAKERLGLDAPLGSIDRSRLNVAGSSLATGHPFAATGGRIVATLAKLLHEKARDTGTKGRGLISICAAGGQGVVAILEAA from the coding sequence ATGACCCGTTCAGCCCGGCAGGCCGCCGTCATCGGGGGCAACCGCATCCCGTTCGCCCGTGCGAACGGGGCCTACGCCCAGGCCACCAACCTCGACATGCTCACCGCCACCCTCGACGGCCTCGCGGCGCGCTTCGGCCTCGCCGGCGAGCGCATCGGGGAGGTGGCCGGCGGCGCCGTCCTCAAGCACTCCCGCGACCGCGACCTCACCCGCGAGTCCGTGCTCGGCAGCCGCCTCTCGCCCTACACCCCGGCCTACGACGTGCAGCAGGCCTGCGGCACCGGGCTGGAGACGGCCGTCCTCGTCGCGAACAAGATCGCGCTCGGGCAGATCGAGAGCGGCATCGCGGCCGGTGTCGACACCGCCAGCGACGCCCCCGTTGCCCTCAACGACGACCTGCGCCGCGTCCTCATGAGGCTCAACGGCGCCCGGTCGCTCGCCGACCGCCTGCGCGCCGTCGCGGGCCTGCGCCCCGGCCAGGTCGTGCCGGAGGTGCCGCGCAACGCCGAGCCGCGCACCGGCCTGTCGATGGGCGAGCACGCCGCGCTGACCGCGCTGGAGTGGCACGTGTCCCGCGAGGCGCAGGACGAGCTCGCCGCCGCCAGCCACCGCAACCTCGCCGCCGCCTACGGGCGCGGCTTCTTCGACGACCTCGTGACGCCGTTCCTGGGCCTCACCCGCGACGCGAACCTGCGCCCCGACACCTCCGCGGAGAAGCTCGCGACGCTCAAGCCGGTGTTCGGCGGGCCCGAGGGCACGATGACCGCCGGCAACTCGACGCCGCTCACCGACGGCGCCTCGGCCGTGCTGCTGGGGTCGGACGAGTGGGCCGCCGAGCACCGCCTGCCGGTGCTGGCGCACGTCGTCGACGCCGAGACCGCGGCCGTCGACTTCGTGCACGGGGCCGACGGGCTCCTGACCGCACCGGTGCACGCCGTGCCCCGACTGCTCGAGCGCAACGGCCTCACCCTGCAGGACTTCGACTTCTACGAGATCCACGAGGCGTTCGCGTCGACCGTGCTCGCCACGCTGGCGGCCTGGGAGGACCCGGCGTTCGCGAAGGAGCGCCTGGGCCTCGACGCTCCGCTGGGCTCGATCGACCGGTCGCGCCTCAACGTCGCGGGGTCGAGTCTCGCCACCGGGCACCCGTTCGCCGCGACCGGCGGCCGGATCGTCGCGACGCTGGCGAAGCTCCTGCACGAGAAGGCCCGCGACACCGGCACGAAGGGCCGCGGCCTGATCTCCATCTGCGCAGCCGGCGGCCAGGGCGTCGTCGCGATCCTCGAGGCGGCCTGA
- a CDS encoding 3-oxoacyl-ACP reductase, translated as MSNDTLRDLSQNPLVQRLGVPRIPVLRRHVPGAPLLDGPALVGTVGGGTFADAVRALLKNEGVAEAAEGKVAGVVLDATAARTLDDLAAVQEFLTPAVRRLAPNGRLLVLAPEPTEDPEAAAVAQAFDGIVRSVAKEVRAGATANLLVVHPDAPPAALDSSVRFLLSGRSAYVDGQVVHVGVPVGPEQDPIGMDAPAEPVAPLAGRVAVVTGAARGIGAAIADTLARDGAVVVAVDVPAAGEALAAVANRTGGTALQLDITAPDAADRLLAHLRERHGRVDVVVHNAGITRDKLLANMDADRWNAVLAVNLRAQLVINGALLEGDLLSDTGRIVCVASTSGIAGNRGQTNYAASKAGVIGMIRALAPRAAARGVTVNAVAPGFIETEMTARMPLGTREGGRRINSLRQGGLPVDVAETVGWLGQAESGGVTGQVVRVCGQSMIGA; from the coding sequence ATGAGCAACGACACCCTGCGCGACCTCTCGCAGAACCCGCTCGTCCAGCGCCTGGGCGTGCCCCGCATCCCCGTGCTGCGCCGCCACGTCCCCGGCGCGCCGCTGCTCGACGGGCCCGCGCTCGTCGGCACCGTCGGCGGTGGGACGTTCGCCGACGCGGTGCGCGCGCTGCTCAAGAACGAGGGCGTGGCCGAGGCGGCCGAGGGGAAGGTGGCCGGCGTCGTGCTCGACGCCACCGCCGCCCGCACGCTCGACGACCTCGCCGCCGTCCAGGAGTTCCTCACGCCCGCCGTGCGCCGGCTCGCCCCGAACGGGCGGCTGCTGGTGCTCGCGCCGGAGCCCACCGAGGACCCCGAGGCCGCCGCCGTCGCGCAGGCCTTCGACGGCATCGTGCGCTCCGTGGCCAAGGAGGTGCGCGCGGGCGCCACGGCGAACCTGCTGGTCGTGCACCCCGACGCCCCGCCCGCCGCGCTCGACTCGTCGGTGCGGTTCCTGCTGTCGGGCCGCTCGGCCTACGTCGACGGGCAGGTCGTGCACGTCGGCGTGCCGGTCGGGCCGGAGCAGGACCCGATCGGCATGGACGCCCCCGCGGAGCCGGTGGCCCCGCTGGCCGGGCGCGTCGCCGTCGTCACCGGGGCGGCGCGCGGGATCGGTGCGGCCATCGCCGACACGCTCGCCCGCGACGGCGCCGTGGTCGTCGCCGTCGACGTCCCCGCCGCGGGCGAGGCGCTCGCCGCCGTCGCCAACCGCACCGGTGGCACCGCGCTGCAGCTCGACATCACCGCTCCCGACGCCGCCGACCGCCTGCTCGCCCACCTGCGCGAGCGGCACGGGCGCGTCGACGTCGTCGTCCACAACGCCGGGATCACCCGCGACAAGCTGCTCGCCAACATGGACGCCGACCGCTGGAACGCGGTCCTCGCGGTCAACCTGCGCGCCCAGCTGGTGATCAACGGGGCCCTGCTGGAGGGCGACCTGCTCTCGGACACCGGCCGGATCGTCTGCGTGGCCTCCACCAGCGGCATCGCCGGCAACCGCGGCCAGACCAACTACGCCGCGAGCAAGGCGGGCGTGATCGGGATGATCCGCGCGCTCGCGCCGCGGGCGGCGGCGCGCGGCGTCACCGTCAACGCGGTCGCCCCCGGGTTCATCGAGACCGAGATGACCGCGCGGATGCCGCTGGGCACGCGCGAGGGCGGGCGCCGGATCAACAGCCTGCGCCAGGGCGGGCTGCCCGTCGACGTCGCCGAGACCGTGGGCTGGCTGGGCCAGGCCGAGAGCGGTGGCGTGACCGGGCAGGTCGTGCGGGTGTGCGGGCAGAGCATGATCGGGGCCTGA
- a CDS encoding adenylate/guanylate cyclase domain-containing protein, whose protein sequence is MARRRWVIGRRVRAALLSAVILANVIGAGVVLLLSAWVLPSGPVDEESPALVVNLVAFGSYLLLAVLVGALWGSKRFRMRVGGGTAVEQRREHRRVLYGPLRLTTVQGALWITAVLLFGGLNAQYSWRLAVQVAETTLLGGITTCALSYLLSERILRRTTGRVLSTQPPRRRVLPGVVVRSLLFWALGTAVPVVGVLLAAVSALVYGDVPAAQLAVIVLSIGGTALLTGLLATVGAARAVADPVNAVRRAMRRVERGRLDAEVTVYDGTELGQLQSGFNTMVAGLAERERIRDLFGRHVGREVAEAAAASAEVRLGGEVRPVAVLFVDLVGSTQLAVHRPAEEVVGVLNRFFGVVVEVVEEHGGWINKFQGDAALAVFGAPVGLPDAAGCALAAGRDLGARLAAELPDIEAGIGVSAGDAVAGNVGDVRRFEYTVIGDPVNEAARLTELAKSLPGGVVAAGRAVELADEGERRRWEPAGETELRGRGGPTKLAVPAGSMSSQDGRKPREIGADRP, encoded by the coding sequence GTGGCGAGGCGGCGGTGGGTGATCGGGCGGCGGGTCCGCGCGGCGCTGCTGTCGGCCGTCATCCTCGCCAACGTCATCGGCGCCGGGGTCGTGCTGCTGCTCTCGGCGTGGGTGCTGCCCAGCGGGCCGGTGGACGAGGAGAGCCCGGCGCTGGTCGTCAACCTCGTGGCGTTCGGGTCCTACCTGCTGCTCGCCGTGCTGGTCGGGGCGCTGTGGGGGAGCAAGCGGTTCCGGATGCGGGTCGGCGGCGGCACCGCGGTCGAGCAGCGCCGCGAGCACCGGCGCGTGCTGTACGGGCCGCTGCGCCTGACCACCGTGCAGGGCGCGCTCTGGATCACCGCGGTCCTGCTGTTCGGCGGGCTCAACGCGCAGTACTCCTGGCGGCTCGCGGTGCAGGTCGCCGAGACGACGCTGCTCGGCGGCATCACCACCTGCGCGCTGTCCTACCTGCTCAGCGAGCGGATCCTGAGGCGCACCACCGGCCGCGTGCTGTCGACGCAGCCCCCGCGGCGGCGCGTGCTGCCCGGGGTGGTCGTCCGGTCGCTGCTGTTCTGGGCGCTCGGCACGGCCGTCCCGGTCGTCGGGGTGCTGCTCGCGGCGGTCTCCGCGCTGGTCTACGGCGACGTGCCCGCCGCGCAGCTCGCCGTGATCGTCCTGAGCATCGGCGGCACGGCCCTGCTCACCGGGCTGCTGGCGACGGTCGGGGCGGCGCGCGCGGTCGCCGACCCCGTCAACGCGGTGCGCCGGGCGATGCGCCGCGTCGAGCGCGGCCGGCTCGACGCCGAGGTCACCGTCTACGACGGCACGGAGCTCGGGCAGCTGCAGAGCGGGTTCAACACCATGGTCGCGGGGCTCGCGGAGCGCGAGCGGATCCGCGACCTGTTCGGCCGCCACGTCGGGCGCGAGGTCGCCGAGGCTGCGGCGGCGTCGGCGGAGGTCCGCCTGGGCGGCGAGGTGCGGCCGGTCGCGGTGCTGTTCGTCGACCTCGTCGGGTCCACGCAGCTCGCGGTGCACCGCCCGGCCGAGGAGGTCGTCGGGGTGCTCAACCGGTTCTTCGGCGTCGTCGTCGAGGTCGTCGAGGAGCACGGCGGCTGGATCAACAAGTTCCAGGGCGACGCGGCGCTGGCCGTGTTCGGCGCGCCCGTGGGTCTGCCCGACGCGGCCGGGTGCGCGCTGGCCGCGGGCCGCGACCTCGGCGCCCGGCTCGCCGCGGAGCTGCCCGACATCGAGGCCGGGATCGGGGTGTCGGCGGGCGACGCGGTGGCCGGCAACGTCGGTGACGTGCGGCGCTTCGAGTACACCGTCATCGGCGACCCGGTGAACGAGGCCGCGCGGCTCACCGAGCTGGCGAAGTCGCTACCCGGCGGCGTCGTCGCGGCGGGGCGGGCCGTGGAGCTCGCCGACGAGGGCGAGCGCCGGCGCTGGGAGCCGGCCGGGGAGACCGAGCTGCGCGGGCGCGGCGGGCCCACGAAGCTCGCCGTTCCGGCTGGCAGCATGTCGTCGCAGGACGGCCGGAAACCGCGCGAGATCGGCGCGGATCGACCGTAG
- a CDS encoding DMT family transporter: MTTTAAPRLHTGALLAVAVTVVAWASAFVAIRAVGASYEPGPLALGRLLVGALALGAGLLLSRSRWVTPTPREWGLVLLCGLAWFAVYNVVLNAAEQRIDAGTTAMLVNVGPILIALFAGLLLGEGFPRWLLIGGGIAFCGAVLVGASTADTGSADVLGVLLCLAAAVTYAIGVLAQKPVLRRLPGLQVTFLACAIGAVACLPFTPGLLADLAAAPASATAGLVYLGLVPTALAFSTWAYALARMDAGRLGVTTYLAPPITIVLSAVLLGELPPVLALVGGAVCLVGVALSRRRSPVRSQIR; encoded by the coding sequence GTGACGACCACCGCCGCTCCCCGTCTGCACACCGGTGCCCTGCTCGCCGTCGCCGTCACCGTGGTGGCGTGGGCGTCGGCGTTCGTCGCGATCCGCGCGGTCGGCGCGTCCTACGAGCCCGGGCCGCTGGCGCTGGGCCGGCTGCTCGTCGGGGCGCTCGCGCTCGGCGCCGGGCTGCTCCTGAGCCGGAGCCGCTGGGTCACGCCCACGCCGCGCGAGTGGGGGCTGGTCCTGCTGTGCGGGCTGGCCTGGTTCGCCGTCTACAACGTCGTGCTCAACGCCGCGGAGCAGCGCATCGACGCGGGCACCACGGCCATGCTCGTCAACGTCGGGCCGATCCTCATCGCGCTGTTCGCGGGCCTGCTGCTGGGCGAGGGTTTCCCGCGCTGGCTGCTCATCGGCGGCGGTATCGCGTTCTGCGGGGCGGTGCTGGTCGGTGCGTCGACCGCCGACACCGGCAGCGCCGACGTCCTGGGCGTGCTGCTCTGCCTGGCCGCCGCCGTCACGTACGCGATCGGGGTGCTCGCGCAGAAGCCGGTGCTGCGCCGGCTCCCCGGGCTGCAGGTGACGTTCCTGGCCTGCGCGATCGGCGCCGTCGCCTGCCTGCCCTTCACCCCCGGCCTGCTCGCCGACCTCGCCGCCGCCCCGGCGAGCGCCACCGCCGGGCTCGTCTACCTCGGGCTGGTGCCCACCGCGCTGGCGTTCTCGACGTGGGCCTACGCGCTGGCCCGGATGGACGCGGGGCGCCTGGGCGTCACCACCTACCTCGCGCCGCCGATCACGATCGTGCTGTCCGCGGTGCTGCTCGGCGAGCTCCCGCCCGTGCTCGCGCTGGTGGGCGGGGCGGTGTGCCTGGTGGGGGTGGCGCTGTCGCGGCGGCGCTCCCCGGTCCGGAGTCAGATCAGGTAG
- a CDS encoding MaoC family dehydratase, with protein MSLAPLYAKAAVGSVGPRASTLPGTVLHRTVDVDRAHLADYARVCGFRLSDALPPTYPHVLAFALQVELMAGRSFPLPLPGLVHVTNTITVHRRVDAAERLEIAVHAERFAGHPKGAQVDLVAAVDVGGERVWDGRSTYLARGARAPGAAAEPPAAPPEVGDGPASAVWRVEADTGRRYAAVSGDVNPIHLHPLSAKAFGFPRAIAHGMWTAARSLAVLEGRLPEALTQVVAFGRPLLLPSTVELRTRATGDAWALDVRSRGGVHLTAAVAHAG; from the coding sequence GTGAGTCTCGCTCCGCTGTACGCGAAGGCCGCGGTCGGGTCGGTCGGACCGCGGGCGTCGACGCTGCCCGGCACGGTCCTGCACCGGACCGTCGACGTCGACCGCGCCCACCTCGCCGACTACGCGCGGGTCTGCGGCTTCCGCCTCTCCGACGCACTGCCGCCGACCTACCCGCACGTGCTCGCCTTCGCGCTGCAGGTGGAGCTGATGGCGGGCCGGTCGTTCCCGCTGCCGCTGCCCGGGCTCGTGCACGTCACCAACACGATCACGGTGCACCGGCGGGTCGACGCCGCCGAGCGCCTCGAGATCGCCGTGCACGCCGAGCGGTTCGCCGGGCACCCCAAGGGTGCGCAGGTCGACCTCGTCGCGGCCGTGGACGTCGGCGGCGAGCGCGTCTGGGACGGCCGCAGCACCTACCTGGCCCGCGGCGCCCGCGCGCCGGGTGCGGCCGCGGAGCCGCCCGCGGCCCCGCCGGAGGTCGGTGACGGCCCGGCGTCGGCGGTGTGGCGGGTCGAGGCCGACACCGGACGGCGCTACGCGGCGGTCAGCGGCGACGTCAACCCGATCCACCTGCACCCGCTGAGCGCGAAGGCGTTCGGGTTCCCCCGGGCCATCGCGCACGGCATGTGGACGGCCGCGCGGTCGCTCGCGGTGCTCGAGGGCCGCCTGCCCGAGGCGCTGACGCAGGTGGTCGCGTTCGGCCGCCCGCTGCTGCTGCCCTCGACCGTCGAGCTGCGCACCCGCGCCACCGGCGACGCCTGGGCGCTCGACGTGCGCTCGCGCGGAGGCGTGCACCTGACCGCGGCCGTCGCTCACGCGGGCTGA